A window of the Cystobacter fuscus genome harbors these coding sequences:
- a CDS encoding YcjF family protein, with the protein MKLRDKDAQDIVKRNTLWSMGVGLLPMPGLDLIGVTGVQVKMLNELSHLYKIPFSENRVKSILTSLVGGLGTLAVAPALFSLVKIIPIVGQTAGLVSVPLSAGAFTYAVGQVFTQHFASGGTFLDFEPATVREHFRREFESAKRTVQDLKASESNS; encoded by the coding sequence TTGAAGCTCAGGGACAAAGACGCGCAGGACATCGTGAAGCGCAACACGCTGTGGTCCATGGGCGTGGGGCTGCTTCCCATGCCGGGGCTGGACTTGATCGGCGTGACGGGTGTGCAGGTCAAGATGCTCAACGAGCTGTCGCACCTCTACAAGATCCCGTTCTCGGAGAACCGGGTGAAGAGCATCCTGACCTCCCTGGTGGGCGGTCTGGGGACGCTGGCCGTGGCGCCCGCGCTTTTCAGCCTGGTCAAGATCATCCCCATCGTGGGCCAGACGGCCGGGTTGGTGTCGGTGCCCCTGAGCGCCGGAGCCTTCACCTACGCGGTGGGCCAGGTCTTCACCCAGCACTTCGCCTCGGGTGGCACCTTCCTGGACTTCGAGCCCGCCACGGTGCGCGAGCACTTCCGCCGCGAGTTCGAGTCGGCCAAGCGCACCGTGCAGGACCTCAAGGCGTCCGAGAGCAATAGCTGA
- a CDS encoding substrate-binding domain-containing protein codes for MKLRYRLLWLVALIAAYWLVTHPRDNTGGTPGEDEETTSDTTVVVQMLHSSESRAFLEEAARVFKDRRPEIVLQFTSMGSIESIEAIAAHRIDPLVWSPSDSLDLNLLQDRLRSTNAAKAAELKASAVTADDLSKANVVLAEDQSKQVYSTEGGGAPQPVLLSPLVWLGWERQTQGLQKLQRERRPNQPDLLSWSVVYELLTGRETGWNSSLNGTKSHALSPLRVGYADPLRSSSGIQALYLLTLEYFGSARSPSTAQLNDAGYRQVLKEVNAEAISSGLTTNRLLEDMLRYGPSKFDVILTYESLALEAIRTFPESRWGKLKIFYPTYTMWNDHPVVQMATRPWNAEEMSAAREWIAFLRSREMQEKALAHGFRPGDPRIAMVPEPKSPLESLIQDGLRLDVPTTAVINNRQLAPLLDLWIQEAAAGEPLQIVGPWSGPLNSPAARPPAESAPHPTR; via the coding sequence ATGAAACTCAGGTACCGTCTTCTGTGGCTCGTGGCCCTCATCGCGGCCTATTGGCTCGTGACCCATCCGCGTGACAACACGGGGGGAACTCCAGGCGAGGACGAGGAGACCACCTCCGACACCACGGTCGTGGTGCAGATGCTCCACAGCAGTGAGAGCCGCGCTTTTCTCGAGGAGGCGGCGCGGGTCTTCAAGGATCGTCGTCCGGAGATCGTGCTGCAGTTCACCAGCATGGGCTCCATCGAGAGCATCGAGGCCATTGCGGCTCACCGCATCGATCCCCTGGTCTGGAGCCCCTCGGACAGCCTCGACCTGAACCTGCTGCAGGACCGCCTGCGCTCCACCAACGCCGCCAAGGCCGCCGAGCTCAAGGCCTCCGCCGTGACGGCCGACGACCTGTCCAAGGCCAACGTCGTCCTGGCCGAGGACCAGTCCAAGCAAGTCTACTCCACCGAGGGTGGCGGCGCTCCCCAGCCCGTGCTCCTGTCGCCGCTGGTCTGGCTCGGCTGGGAGCGGCAGACCCAGGGGTTGCAGAAGCTGCAGCGCGAGCGCCGGCCCAACCAGCCGGACCTGCTCTCGTGGTCCGTGGTGTACGAACTGCTCACGGGCCGGGAGACGGGCTGGAACTCGAGCCTCAATGGCACGAAGAGCCACGCCCTGAGCCCCTTGAGGGTCGGGTACGCGGATCCACTGCGCTCCTCGTCGGGCATCCAGGCCCTCTACCTGCTGACGCTCGAGTACTTCGGCTCCGCGCGCTCGCCGAGCACTGCGCAGTTGAACGACGCGGGCTACCGTCAGGTCCTCAAGGAGGTGAACGCGGAGGCCATCAGCAGCGGACTGACCACCAACCGGCTGCTCGAGGACATGCTGCGCTACGGCCCCTCGAAGTTCGACGTCATCCTCACATACGAGAGCCTGGCGCTCGAGGCCATCAGGACCTTCCCCGAGAGCCGCTGGGGCAAGCTGAAGATCTTCTATCCCACCTACACGATGTGGAACGACCACCCCGTGGTCCAGATGGCGACCCGGCCCTGGAACGCGGAGGAGATGAGCGCCGCTCGGGAGTGGATCGCGTTCTTGCGCAGCCGGGAGATGCAGGAGAAGGCGCTCGCCCATGGCTTCCGCCCGGGAGATCCCCGCATCGCCATGGTGCCGGAGCCGAAGTCTCCCCTGGAGTCCCTCATCCAGGACGGACTGCGGCTGGATGTGCCCACGACCGCGGTCATCAATAACCGGCAGTTGGCCCCCCTGCTCGACCTATGGATCCAAGAGGCCGCCGCGGGCGAGCCCCTCCAGATCGTCGGCCCCTGGAGCGGACCCCTCAACTCGCCCGCGGCCCGGCCGCCCGCCGAGTCCGCCCCCCACCCCACGCGCTGA
- a CDS encoding DUF504 domain-containing protein: MFPDRCQTSREMYHRIRWDPRLDAGEFVIGYDAHGERLEEVPFAAFIPDEEIPWHRVWYFRRGHERVWDRRERIERKRSGGDCQGAPALEPTG, from the coding sequence ATGTTTCCGGACAGATGTCAGACCAGCCGCGAGATGTACCACCGCATCCGGTGGGATCCGCGGCTCGACGCCGGTGAGTTCGTCATCGGCTACGACGCGCACGGCGAGCGGCTGGAGGAGGTGCCCTTCGCGGCGTTCATCCCCGATGAGGAGATCCCCTGGCATCGCGTCTGGTACTTCCGGCGCGGGCACGAGCGGGTCTGGGACCGCCGCGAGCGCATCGAGCGCAAGCGCTCGGGCGGTGACTGCCAGGGGGCTCCCGCGCTCGAGCCCACGGGGTGA
- a CDS encoding cyclic peptide export ABC transporter, which translates to MTSRLLVAAGLCGVLNGLIVLLVISATGMDYRSPEQSQLLLLFVASFAFFVICRKFVLERTSDIVEGIINRVRIRISEKVRGSELIHFEQIGAAPIYTALAENTRTLSESANLIINSLSSTILVCLAMLYIALLSLPAFFLLATAISLGVLFYLHNVRGARPLLRNAAAQDHRFFEELGHLLYGFKELKVDAEKSHSLFEQDLKVVASEAEELRLRAARRISRITIFGETFFFGLMGVIIFVLPSFTSQQDSRVLVSVVAVLMFITSSVNAMVDAVPAVERANIAIERIEHLEGRLGPVPPFERVLEPVEFERLACVGMTFQYPEVQGRSAFQLGPIDLEVRKGEVIFIIGGNGSGKSTFLKLLCGLYPPSAGSLELNGVPVTRTTLQQYRSKFAIILQDFHLFSRLFHMRRFNRARINQLLAAFDLTTVTGVREDGVLENIQLSRGQQKRLALLVTDLEDRDVLIFDEWAADQDPDFRRYFYHELIGSLAARGKTVIAATHDDHFFHLADRVLKMSEGKLEPYEQHPRGERS; encoded by the coding sequence ATGACGTCCCGGCTTCTGGTCGCCGCGGGTCTATGCGGAGTCCTCAATGGACTGATCGTCCTGCTGGTGATTTCCGCCACTGGGATGGACTACCGCAGCCCCGAGCAATCCCAACTGTTACTGCTGTTCGTCGCGAGCTTCGCCTTCTTCGTCATCTGCCGCAAGTTCGTCCTGGAACGCACGTCGGACATCGTCGAGGGCATCATCAACCGCGTGCGGATCCGGATCTCGGAGAAGGTCCGTGGCTCGGAGCTGATCCACTTCGAGCAGATTGGCGCCGCCCCCATCTACACGGCGCTGGCGGAGAACACGCGCACGCTGTCGGAGTCCGCCAACCTCATCATCAACAGCCTGTCCTCGACCATCCTCGTCTGCCTGGCGATGCTGTACATCGCGCTGCTGTCCCTGCCGGCCTTCTTCCTGCTCGCCACGGCGATCTCGCTGGGTGTCTTGTTCTACCTGCACAACGTGCGGGGCGCCCGGCCCTTGCTGCGCAATGCCGCCGCGCAGGATCACCGCTTCTTCGAGGAGCTGGGTCATCTGCTCTATGGCTTCAAGGAGCTGAAGGTCGACGCCGAGAAGAGCCATTCCCTGTTCGAGCAGGATTTGAAGGTGGTGGCCAGCGAGGCCGAGGAACTCCGCCTGCGCGCCGCCCGGCGGATCAGCCGGATCACCATCTTCGGGGAGACCTTTTTCTTCGGGCTGATGGGCGTCATCATCTTCGTGCTGCCCTCGTTCACCTCCCAGCAGGACAGCCGCGTGCTGGTGAGCGTGGTGGCGGTGCTGATGTTCATCACCAGCTCGGTCAACGCCATGGTGGATGCCGTGCCCGCGGTGGAGCGGGCGAACATCGCCATCGAGCGCATCGAGCATCTCGAGGGCCGCCTGGGGCCGGTGCCCCCGTTCGAGCGGGTGTTGGAGCCCGTCGAGTTCGAGCGTCTGGCCTGTGTGGGAATGACCTTCCAGTATCCCGAGGTCCAGGGCCGCAGCGCCTTCCAGCTCGGTCCCATCGACCTGGAGGTGCGCAAGGGGGAGGTCATCTTCATCATCGGGGGCAACGGCTCGGGCAAGTCCACCTTCCTCAAGCTGCTGTGCGGCCTGTATCCGCCCAGCGCGGGCAGTCTGGAGCTCAACGGCGTGCCCGTCACGCGCACCACCCTGCAGCAGTACCGCTCCAAGTTCGCCATCATCCTGCAGGACTTCCACCTCTTCAGCCGGCTGTTCCACATGCGCCGATTCAACCGGGCCCGCATCAACCAGCTGCTCGCCGCGTTCGACCTGACGACCGTCACGGGGGTGCGCGAGGACGGCGTGCTGGAGAACATCCAGCTGTCCAGGGGTCAGCAGAAGCGCCTGGCCCTGCTGGTCACGGACCTGGAGGACCGGGACGTGCTCATCTTCGATGAGTGGGCTGCGGACCAGGATCCGGACTTCCGGCGCTACTTCTACCACGAGCTGATCGGCTCGCTCGCCGCGCGAGGCAAGACGGTGATCGCGGCCACACACGACGACCACTTCTTCCACCTGGCGGATCGGGTCCTCAAGATGTCCGAAGGCAAACTAGAGCCCTACGAGCAACACCCGCGGGGGGAGCGCTCATGA
- a CDS encoding tetratricopeptide repeat protein, with protein MNAVAAMLVATLLGQGYYSSEEAQGLFQQANEAYYRSDYAAARAGYEKLLERGFGGPDLQYNLGTTYLAQEDLGRAVLAFERARRAGGDGPDLEANLALARARQLDKVVGSAPEESFLQRVVAATSGNGVAWGFLSAWVTGFVLLILFRLLRPGRRAWAAVLGGLFLVLSLPAGALLAAHVWAQENLHEAIVIAPTLRAREFPREEAKVSFEVHPGLKVQVMEDTGRYVRIRLPNGLEGWAEREGVAEI; from the coding sequence GTGAACGCCGTCGCCGCCATGCTCGTGGCCACGCTGCTGGGCCAGGGCTACTACTCGTCCGAGGAGGCCCAGGGCCTCTTCCAGCAGGCCAACGAGGCCTACTACCGGAGCGACTACGCCGCCGCGCGCGCGGGCTACGAGAAGCTGCTCGAGCGGGGCTTCGGGGGCCCGGATCTCCAATACAACCTGGGCACCACCTACCTGGCGCAGGAGGACCTGGGGCGCGCGGTGCTCGCCTTCGAGCGCGCTCGCCGGGCGGGCGGGGACGGGCCGGATCTCGAGGCCAACCTGGCGCTCGCGCGCGCGCGTCAGCTCGACAAGGTGGTGGGGAGCGCGCCCGAGGAGTCGTTCCTCCAGCGCGTGGTCGCCGCCACCAGCGGCAACGGGGTGGCCTGGGGTTTCCTCTCCGCGTGGGTGACGGGCTTCGTGCTGCTCATCCTCTTCCGGCTGCTGCGTCCGGGCCGGCGGGCCTGGGCGGCCGTCCTCGGCGGCCTGTTCCTGGTGCTGTCGCTCCCCGCGGGCGCGCTGCTGGCCGCGCACGTCTGGGCGCAGGAGAACCTGCACGAGGCCATCGTCATCGCACCCACGCTGCGCGCGCGTGAGTTCCCCCGGGAAGAGGCCAAGGTGTCCTTCGAGGTCCACCCGGGTCTCAAGGTCCAGGTGATGGAGGACACGGGCCGCTACGTGCGCATCCGCCTGCCCAACGGGCTGGAGGGGTGGGCCGAGCGCGAGGGCGTGGCGGAGATCTGA
- a CDS encoding serine hydrolase domain-containing protein — protein MKAFLPKVWLPTLLLLGSCVTPADEQDEVRAKLQAVLEQAAASQKSPGMVMAVQMGNSEPMFFTTGFQDEQKTLPMTIDQKFRVGSITKNFVGTAILQQVDEGKLGLDDTLEKWLPGVIPNIDGNQITIRQMMQHMSGIESFTTDYTWSLTVYTDPTHQWIVPDQLLKMTQDLRAHDIQCNLVVPPGTEFIYSNTNFILLGMIAAKVDGFAQNEWQKVIEQRFFTRLHMENSRVPADDDTSLGSTNHGYVNFYNFYLNTNTGTSACSALTPPCQNEDIDITQQNMTNASSAGAIISTAKDLLTWINAELKGELLSEKIRKEQQTFTSTCKTTSSEAEAGPKSESMAGEVRRQAAPSAQGLFTIAEPRRPLADPSCEPASTHCDPTVEAGLAIFKQNKYGFIGHRGEIFGFDNTIQYLPEKDLTVVVLSNRTALSGNNVAPVPEQVAAVLYPDLKPQTDALSVPSIAASTH, from the coding sequence ATGAAAGCATTCCTCCCCAAGGTCTGGCTTCCCACGTTGTTGTTGCTCGGAAGCTGTGTCACGCCGGCCGATGAGCAGGACGAGGTGCGCGCCAAGCTCCAGGCCGTGCTGGAGCAGGCGGCCGCCTCCCAGAAATCGCCGGGAATGGTCATGGCGGTGCAGATGGGCAACAGCGAGCCGATGTTCTTCACCACCGGCTTCCAGGACGAGCAGAAGACCCTGCCGATGACGATCGACCAGAAGTTCCGGGTCGGCAGCATCACCAAGAACTTCGTGGGCACGGCGATCCTCCAGCAGGTGGACGAGGGCAAGCTCGGCCTGGATGACACCCTGGAGAAGTGGTTGCCGGGGGTCATCCCCAACATCGATGGCAATCAGATCACCATCCGCCAGATGATGCAGCACATGAGTGGCATCGAGAGCTTCACCACCGACTACACCTGGAGCCTGACGGTCTATACCGATCCGACCCATCAATGGATAGTGCCGGATCAACTGCTGAAGATGACACAGGACCTGCGCGCCCATGACATCCAGTGCAACCTCGTGGTGCCACCCGGCACCGAGTTCATCTACTCGAACACGAACTTCATCCTGCTCGGGATGATCGCCGCCAAGGTGGATGGCTTCGCCCAGAACGAATGGCAGAAGGTGATCGAGCAGCGGTTCTTCACCCGGTTGCACATGGAGAACAGCCGCGTCCCCGCCGACGACGACACCAGCCTGGGCTCGACCAATCACGGCTACGTCAACTTCTACAATTTCTATCTGAATACGAACACGGGCACCAGCGCGTGCTCCGCGCTCACGCCCCCGTGCCAGAACGAGGACATCGACATCACCCAGCAGAACATGACCAACGCCTCGTCGGCGGGGGCCATCATCTCCACGGCCAAGGACCTGCTGACGTGGATCAATGCCGAGCTCAAGGGAGAGCTGCTGAGCGAGAAGATCCGCAAGGAACAGCAGACCTTCACGTCCACCTGCAAGACGACGTCATCCGAGGCCGAGGCGGGCCCGAAGAGCGAGTCCATGGCGGGCGAGGTCCGGCGCCAGGCCGCACCGAGCGCACAGGGTCTGTTCACGATCGCCGAGCCCCGGAGGCCGCTGGCGGACCCCAGCTGTGAGCCGGCTTCGACCCACTGCGATCCCACGGTCGAGGCGGGACTGGCCATCTTCAAGCAGAACAAGTATGGCTTCATCGGCCACCGGGGTGAGATCTTCGGGTTCGACAACACCATCCAGTACCTGCCCGAGAAGGACCTGACGGTGGTGGTGCTGAGCAACCGGACGGCCCTGAGCGGCAACAACGTCGCGCCGGTGCCCGAGCAGGTGGCGGCGGTGCTCTACCCCGACCTGAAGCCCCAGACGGACGCTCTCTCCGTGCCCTCGATCGCTGCCTCCACTCACTGA
- a CDS encoding glycine--tRNA ligase — protein sequence MAAQTMEQLVSLCKRRGFIFPGSAVYGGLQGTYDYGPLGVELKNNLKLAWWRANVWEREDMEGIDAAILMNKLTWRYSGHEETFVDPMVDCKNCKMRWRADQISGKCPHCASTELTEPRPFNLMFKTQIGPVPDPESFSYLRPETAQGIFVNFKHVLDSTSRKLPFGIAQIGKAFRNEITPRNFIFRVREFEQMEIEFFVRPGEDEGWHKKWVEDRINWWLSVGLSRQNLEPYHQKPEELAHYAKATVDLLYRFPHGLEELEGIANRTDYDLGSHSKDQGSLGLKARVSPNAHSTDKLTWFDPETKQHVVPFVIEPSAGVDRGVLALLSEAYAEEQVKPAPAERLKPVEEALGTFLKSVGRNEKLPAQAKEALLAEGERIARALGERLPSIAGLLSMPGAESIEVAKKLRGQVDPVVDEFYRTVLHFKPHLAPIKVAVLPLKKNHPEIVSTAKSIRRKLQSAGAMRIVYDDTGAIGKLYRRQDEIGTPFCITVDFDTLGEGNDAALKDTVTVRHRDSMAQERVAISELETYLREKMQ from the coding sequence ATGGCCGCGCAGACGATGGAGCAGTTGGTGTCCCTGTGTAAGCGCCGGGGATTCATCTTTCCTGGCTCGGCGGTCTACGGCGGTCTTCAGGGCACCTATGACTACGGTCCGCTCGGCGTCGAGCTGAAGAACAACCTCAAGCTCGCCTGGTGGCGCGCCAACGTCTGGGAGCGGGAGGACATGGAGGGGATCGACGCGGCGATCCTGATGAACAAGCTGACCTGGCGCTACTCCGGCCACGAAGAGACCTTCGTGGATCCGATGGTCGACTGCAAGAACTGCAAGATGCGCTGGCGTGCGGATCAGATCTCCGGCAAGTGCCCCCATTGCGCGTCGACGGAGCTCACCGAGCCGCGTCCGTTCAACCTGATGTTCAAGACCCAGATCGGGCCGGTGCCGGACCCCGAGTCGTTCTCGTACCTGAGGCCCGAGACGGCGCAGGGCATCTTCGTCAACTTCAAGCACGTCCTCGACTCCACGTCGCGCAAGCTGCCGTTCGGCATCGCGCAGATCGGCAAGGCGTTCCGCAACGAGATCACCCCGCGCAACTTCATCTTCCGGGTCCGCGAGTTCGAGCAGATGGAGATCGAGTTCTTCGTCCGCCCGGGCGAGGACGAGGGGTGGCACAAGAAGTGGGTGGAGGATCGGATCAACTGGTGGCTGTCCGTGGGCCTGTCCCGGCAGAACCTCGAGCCGTACCACCAGAAGCCCGAGGAACTGGCCCACTACGCCAAGGCGACGGTGGACCTGCTCTACCGCTTCCCGCACGGTCTGGAAGAGCTCGAGGGCATCGCCAATCGCACCGACTACGATCTGGGGTCGCACAGCAAGGACCAGGGCTCGCTCGGGTTGAAGGCGCGCGTCAGCCCCAATGCGCACAGCACCGACAAACTCACCTGGTTCGACCCCGAGACGAAGCAGCACGTGGTGCCCTTCGTGATCGAGCCGTCGGCGGGCGTGGACCGCGGTGTGCTCGCGCTCTTGAGCGAGGCCTACGCGGAGGAGCAGGTGAAGCCCGCCCCGGCGGAGCGCCTGAAGCCGGTGGAAGAGGCGCTCGGCACGTTCCTCAAGTCGGTGGGTCGCAACGAGAAGCTTCCGGCCCAGGCGAAGGAGGCCCTCCTCGCCGAGGGCGAGCGGATCGCCCGGGCGCTCGGCGAGCGGCTGCCGTCCATCGCGGGGCTCCTGTCGATGCCCGGTGCGGAGAGCATCGAGGTGGCGAAGAAGCTGCGCGGCCAGGTGGATCCGGTGGTCGATGAGTTCTACCGGACGGTGTTGCACTTCAAGCCGCACCTGGCGCCCATCAAGGTGGCGGTGCTTCCGCTCAAGAAGAACCACCCGGAAATCGTCAGCACCGCGAAGAGCATCCGGAGGAAGCTCCAGTCGGCCGGCGCGATGCGCATCGTCTACGACGACACCGGCGCGATCGGAAAGCTCTACCGGCGCCAGGACGAAATCGGCACACCGTTCTGCATCACGGTCGACTTCGACACGCTCGGTGAGGGCAATGACGCGGCGCTCAAGGACACGGTCACCGTGCGCCACCGCGACAGCATGGCGCAGGAGCGCGTCGCCATCTCCGAGCTCGAGACCTACCTGCGAGAGAAGATGCAGTAA
- a CDS encoding prohibitin family protein — protein sequence MSSHKSHHTPPEPGSRLDRIEARVEAWLQRFWARWNFWFVVAGGLALLVFIFYWPSILVTVRSGEQGVLFRRFGQGTITDKTYGEGLHFILPWDTLYIYNVRIQQRRIEFQVLTLDGLQVSIDVSVRYHPRIEQVGLLHKRVGPDYFDTIIRPGIVSKMRTTAGGLNAEEIYSTKRSVLEQATRDAMRQLDDSYLILDELLIEQVILPENLQISIQNKENAEQVMLEYDYRLKTEVKEAERKRIEAQGVRDFQDIISKGISEQLLRWRGIEATLALAKSENAKVVVIGGGRDGLPLILDTNTQTPARAAPAPASPTNSTAPAAAVVPSTAAATLSTTAKPAVSPVAPKAVAGCDPSVPGGCGTTISPLSSSPSGPHSP from the coding sequence ATGAGTTCCCACAAGAGCCACCACACGCCGCCGGAGCCGGGCAGCCGGCTGGACCGTATCGAGGCCAGGGTGGAGGCGTGGCTCCAGCGGTTCTGGGCGCGGTGGAACTTCTGGTTCGTCGTCGCGGGCGGCCTGGCCCTCCTGGTGTTCATCTTCTACTGGCCGAGCATCCTGGTCACCGTGCGCTCGGGCGAGCAGGGCGTGCTCTTTCGCCGCTTCGGTCAAGGCACCATCACGGACAAGACGTACGGCGAGGGGCTGCACTTCATCCTGCCCTGGGACACGCTCTACATCTACAACGTGCGCATCCAGCAGCGGCGCATCGAGTTCCAGGTGCTCACCCTCGATGGTCTGCAGGTGAGCATAGATGTGTCGGTGCGCTACCACCCGCGCATCGAGCAGGTGGGACTGCTGCACAAGCGGGTGGGGCCCGACTACTTCGACACGATCATCCGCCCCGGCATCGTCTCCAAGATGCGCACGACCGCGGGCGGGCTGAATGCCGAGGAGATCTACTCCACCAAGCGGTCCGTGCTCGAGCAGGCCACCCGGGATGCGATGCGCCAGTTGGACGACAGCTACCTGATCCTGGACGAGCTGCTCATCGAGCAGGTCATCCTGCCGGAGAACCTGCAGATCTCCATCCAGAACAAGGAGAACGCGGAGCAGGTGATGCTCGAGTATGACTACCGCCTGAAGACCGAGGTCAAGGAGGCGGAGCGCAAGCGCATCGAGGCGCAGGGCGTACGCGACTTCCAGGACATCATCTCCAAGGGCATCTCGGAGCAATTGCTGCGCTGGCGCGGGATCGAGGCCACGCTCGCGCTGGCCAAGTCCGAGAACGCGAAGGTGGTAGTGATTGGCGGAGGCAGGGACGGTCTGCCCCTCATCCTCGATACCAACACCCAGACCCCCGCGCGGGCCGCCCCGGCCCCCGCCTCACCGACGAATTCCACCGCGCCCGCCGCGGCGGTGGTTCCGTCCACCGCCGCGGCGACCCTGTCCACGACTGCCAAACCCGCCGTGTCCCCCGTGGCCCCCAAGGCCGTGGCGGGGTGTGATCCCTCCGTTCCGGGGGGCTGCGGCACGACCATCTCTCCCTTGTCCTCTTCTCCTTCCGGCCCTCACTCGCCGTGA
- a CDS encoding cupin-like domain-containing protein, with protein sequence MSIERLRRPTRAEFEERFLRPQKPVIITGAMDNWPALNRWSNEYLRERAGTRSLRISMAHRGIHFKGANQILDPSVMTLAEYIDLISSQQISDGRLYAAIISIEKELPELWSDVCFPEYFDRRLSTSTNMWFGPGSNVSPLHYDSMHNFLTQVRGRKRVVLFHPEEIRRLYPFAFHQRSLHISQVNMVEPDHARYPEFQKAARMELVLEPGEMLFIPVFWWHGVFGIGENLSINYWWSTPVSAYLRHPRQTARGLVGQLAESARSLLHRTQ encoded by the coding sequence ATGTCCATCGAGAGACTTCGTCGCCCCACCCGGGCCGAGTTCGAGGAGCGCTTCCTGCGGCCCCAGAAGCCGGTGATCATCACCGGGGCCATGGACAACTGGCCCGCGCTCAACCGCTGGTCGAATGAATACCTGCGCGAGCGGGCGGGGACGCGCTCGCTGCGCATCTCGATGGCGCACCGGGGCATCCACTTCAAGGGGGCCAATCAGATCCTCGACCCCTCGGTCATGACCCTGGCCGAATACATCGATCTGATCTCCTCCCAGCAGATCTCGGACGGGCGTCTGTACGCCGCGATCATCTCCATCGAGAAGGAACTCCCGGAGCTCTGGAGCGATGTGTGCTTTCCCGAGTACTTCGACCGGAGGTTGTCCACCTCCACGAACATGTGGTTCGGGCCGGGGAGCAATGTCTCTCCGTTGCACTACGACAGCATGCACAACTTCCTGACCCAGGTCCGGGGTCGCAAGCGGGTGGTCCTGTTCCACCCCGAGGAGATCCGCCGCCTCTACCCGTTCGCCTTCCACCAGCGCTCCCTGCACATCAGTCAGGTCAACATGGTGGAGCCGGACCACGCCCGCTACCCGGAGTTCCAGAAAGCGGCCCGGATGGAGCTCGTCCTCGAGCCGGGTGAGATGCTGTTCATCCCCGTCTTCTGGTGGCATGGGGTGTTCGGCATCGGGGAGAACCTGTCCATCAACTACTGGTGGAGCACACCCGTCTCGGCCTACCTGCGCCATCCCCGCCAGACAGCCCGCGGATTGGTGGGGCAGCTCGCCGAGAGCGCCCGTTCCTTGTTGCATCGCACGCAGTAG